In a genomic window of Elusimicrobiota bacterium:
- the xerA gene encoding site-specific tyrosine recombinase/integron integrase — MKTKPNEYIENFIQFLKIQKNISPNTELAYRRDLEQFYKFLDRKKKALKSVDKFTIRDYIASILQPVEKKSSIIRKMATLRGFFGFFVKCKLFKISPMDLIVIPKKEKHLPGFLTQTEINLLLSVPDVSTILGLRDRAILELLYSSGLRISELTGANRTDIDYLSGIIKVTGKGLKQRIIPVGDSAIDIIRKYLKMRKDISPSLFVDYKDHRLSARWIQKMVKKYLKKTDILKKITPHSIRHTFATHLLDAGCDIRSVQEMLGHKNLATTQIYTHITPTKMKKVYDRVHPRA; from the coding sequence ATGAAAACCAAACCGAATGAATATATAGAAAATTTTATACAGTTCTTGAAAATCCAAAAAAATATCTCGCCTAATACCGAACTGGCATACAGACGGGATTTAGAGCAATTTTATAAATTTTTAGATAGAAAAAAAAAGGCGCTTAAATCGGTTGATAAATTTACTATCAGAGATTATATTGCTAGTATTTTACAGCCAGTTGAAAAAAAATCAAGCATAATAAGAAAAATGGCAACATTACGCGGTTTTTTTGGTTTTTTTGTAAAATGTAAATTATTCAAAATTTCACCGATGGATTTGATTGTTATACCTAAAAAAGAAAAGCATCTGCCAGGTTTTTTAACACAAACTGAAATCAATCTTTTGCTATCAGTTCCTGATGTTTCAACTATTTTGGGTTTACGAGACAGAGCGATTTTAGAATTGTTATATTCATCAGGGTTGCGTATCTCTGAACTAACCGGTGCTAACAGAACCGATATTGACTATCTTTCAGGCATAATCAAAGTAACAGGTAAAGGTTTGAAACAACGAATCATACCCGTCGGTGATTCTGCAATAGATATTATCAGAAAATATCTGAAAATGCGGAAGGATATTTCACCCTCACTATTTGTTGATTACAAAGACCATAGATTATCAGCAAGATGGATACAAAAAATGGTAAAAAAATATCTGAAAAAAACAGATATTTTAAAAAAAATTACACCACATTCTATAAGGCATACTTTTGCAACACATCTGCTTGACGCCGGCTGCGATATAAGAAGTGTTCAGGAAATGCTCGGACATAAAAATCTGGCAACTACACAGATTTATACACATATAACACCAACAAAAATGAAGAAGGTCTACGATA
- the topA gene encoding type I DNA topoisomerase produces MNKPLVIVESPTKAKMITSFLKGKFNVLASMGHIRDLPQRELGVDIKNNFQPSYKILSGKEDIMKRIVDTIKTSPEVYIATDYDREGEAIGWHIVETAKVDTNRIKRIVFHEITSAAIEEAIKNPRKIDIALVDAQQSRRILDRLVGYQISPLLGKNIRKGLSAGRVQSVALRLVVERETEIQNFKSQEYWTISAQLNKSGQSFNADLIAKGEKKYQVSVSHQLFAEKYTVKTTTIKTEAEAQQIIDDLSGKNFIVSSVKKTERIRNPQPPFMTSTLQREAVNKLGFDSNKTMRIAQKLYENGFITYMRTDSLDVSKVAQKQASEYIIKNFGNKYLPAKQRIYKTKSKSAQEAHEAIRPTDVAKTAGMLKLEKEEGGERKLYELIWLRFVASQMASAMVESVSVDIHAGEYVFHATGSSIKFDGYLKVYKEDEKELILPALTEGDKLVADKIIPKQHFTEPPPRYNEASLIKTLEEKGIGRPSTYAPTIATLKKRDYVKMEKLKFIPQEIGFTVTDILKKYFIDIIDLSFTAGMENKLDKIAEGKVKWKDMLTEFYTPFSETLKNAEANITNVKQVQATDEKCPKCNSPMVIRVGRFGRFMACSNFPKCRYTISIDKDGKKIIPEKTDEKCSKCGKPMIVRNGRRGKFLACSAYPKCRNTKNIEKGKLNENQTE; encoded by the coding sequence CACTTGTGATTGTTGAATCGCCGACTAAAGCAAAAATGATAACCAGTTTTCTAAAAGGTAAGTTTAATGTTCTGGCTTCTATGGGACATATTCGCGATTTGCCGCAGAGAGAACTTGGGGTTGATATAAAAAACAATTTTCAGCCGTCATATAAAATTCTATCAGGTAAAGAAGATATAATGAAAAGAATTGTTGATACGATAAAAACATCGCCGGAAGTATATATTGCGACTGATTACGACCGTGAAGGTGAAGCGATTGGCTGGCATATTGTAGAAACTGCCAAAGTTGATACAAACAGAATTAAACGAATTGTGTTTCATGAAATCACATCGGCCGCAATTGAGGAAGCAATAAAAAATCCACGCAAAATTGATATAGCACTTGTAGATGCCCAGCAGTCCAGACGAATTTTAGACCGGCTTGTTGGTTATCAGATAAGCCCGCTATTAGGCAAGAACATACGAAAAGGATTATCAGCCGGCAGGGTGCAGTCTGTAGCACTTCGGCTAGTTGTAGAACGAGAAACCGAAATACAAAATTTTAAGTCACAGGAGTATTGGACGATTTCAGCTCAACTTAATAAGAGCGGTCAATCATTTAATGCAGATTTGATTGCCAAAGGTGAGAAAAAATATCAGGTATCGGTGAGTCATCAATTATTTGCCGAAAAGTATACAGTAAAAACAACAACTATAAAAACTGAAGCAGAAGCCCAACAAATAATTGATGACTTATCAGGCAAAAATTTTATAGTTTCTTCTGTAAAAAAAACGGAACGGATAAGGAACCCGCAACCACCGTTTATGACCTCTACACTTCAGCGTGAAGCAGTTAACAAATTAGGTTTTGATTCTAACAAAACGATGCGTATTGCCCAGAAATTGTATGAAAACGGATTTATTACTTATATGAGAACCGATTCGCTGGATGTTTCCAAAGTTGCCCAAAAACAGGCATCTGAGTATATTATTAAAAATTTCGGGAATAAGTATTTGCCAGCAAAGCAGCGTATCTACAAGACCAAAAGTAAATCCGCACAGGAGGCACACGAAGCAATAAGGCCTACTGATGTTGCAAAGACGGCAGGAATGCTCAAACTTGAAAAAGAGGAGGGGGGTGAACGGAAACTTTATGAACTGATATGGTTAAGATTTGTCGCAAGCCAGATGGCGTCTGCAATGGTTGAATCTGTATCTGTAGATATACATGCAGGCGAATATGTGTTTCATGCAACAGGTTCATCTATAAAATTTGATGGCTACTTAAAAGTTTATAAAGAAGATGAAAAAGAACTGATACTGCCTGCTCTAACCGAAGGTGACAAACTTGTAGCCGATAAAATTATTCCGAAACAACATTTTACAGAACCACCGCCAAGATACAACGAGGCATCGCTTATAAAAACATTAGAAGAAAAAGGGATTGGCAGACCTTCAACATATGCGCCAACAATCGCAACTCTTAAAAAGAGGGACTATGTAAAAATGGAAAAATTGAAATTTATTCCGCAAGAAATCGGGTTTACCGTCACCGATATTCTGAAAAAGTATTTTATTGATATTATTGACCTGAGCTTTACCGCAGGAATGGAGAATAAACTTGATAAGATAGCGGAAGGTAAAGTAAAATGGAAAGATATGTTGACTGAATTTTATACACCTTTTTCTGAAACATTAAAGAATGCAGAAGCGAATATAACAAATGTTAAACAGGTACAGGCAACCGACGAAAAATGTCCGAAATGTAACTCACCAATGGTGATTCGTGTAGGCAGATTCGGACGATTTATGGCATGTTCAAATTTTCCTAAATGCAGATATACAATCTCTATTGATAAAGATGGAAAAAAAATTATACCTGAAAAAACTGATGAAAAATGTTCAAAATGCGGTAAACCAATGATAGTGAGAAATGGTCGGCGTGGTAAATTTCTGGCATGCAGCGCTTACCCGAAATGTAGAAACACTAAAAATATAGAAAAAGGAAAACTGAATGAAAACCAAACCGAATGA